A single window of Bradyrhizobium daqingense DNA harbors:
- a CDS encoding Bug family tripartite tricarboxylate transporter substrate binding protein produces the protein MARFEVTRRTVLGTIAASVAAGSSFTARAEDAWPSRMVRLISPYGPGGSNDISLRLLAEEFGRSLRQQFIVENKPGAGTRIANDMVAHAPSDGYTFLYVAAPYATAEALFGKLTYERKDLQPVAMVVVAPLFLIISADAPFKTLPELIAYGKAKPDGLTFASPGAGSQPHLAGELLFRDAGVKGLNIPFRGDAASYTELLAGRVDATLTALPTALPYIQSGKFTVLGVVSPERSALYPQAPTLREQGFPNVAAAGWYGFMAPATTPRAIVDKLQAEVLRALAVPAIKDKLTAQGLEVRPGSAAEFGQFIDSETQKWTKLIRDAGLKGE, from the coding sequence GTGGCAAGATTCGAGGTCACACGCCGAACCGTGCTCGGCACCATCGCAGCAAGCGTTGCCGCCGGCTCGAGCTTCACGGCACGTGCCGAAGACGCCTGGCCCTCGCGCATGGTGCGGCTGATCTCGCCCTACGGACCGGGCGGCTCCAACGACATTTCGCTGCGCCTGCTCGCCGAAGAGTTCGGCCGCAGCCTGCGTCAGCAGTTCATCGTCGAAAACAAGCCGGGCGCCGGCACGCGCATCGCCAACGACATGGTCGCGCATGCACCTAGCGATGGTTACACCTTCCTCTATGTCGCGGCCCCCTACGCCACCGCCGAAGCGCTGTTCGGCAAGCTGACCTACGAGCGCAAGGATCTGCAGCCTGTCGCAATGGTCGTCGTCGCGCCGCTGTTCCTGATCATCAGCGCAGACGCGCCGTTCAAGACCTTGCCCGAGTTGATCGCCTACGGCAAAGCGAAGCCGGATGGTCTCACCTTCGCCTCACCCGGCGCCGGCTCGCAGCCGCATCTTGCCGGCGAGCTCCTATTCCGCGACGCCGGGGTCAAAGGCCTCAACATCCCGTTCCGCGGCGATGCCGCCTCCTATACCGAGCTGCTCGCCGGCCGCGTCGACGCCACGCTGACGGCGCTGCCGACCGCGCTGCCCTATATCCAGAGCGGCAAGTTCACCGTGCTTGGCGTCGTCTCACCGGAGCGCAGCGCACTGTACCCGCAGGCGCCGACCTTGCGCGAACAAGGCTTTCCCAATGTCGCTGCGGCCGGCTGGTACGGCTTCATGGCGCCTGCGACGACGCCCCGCGCCATCGTCGACAAGCTCCAGGCCGAGGTGCTGCGCGCGCTCGCCGTGCCCGCGATCAAGGACAAGCTGACCGCACAGGGACTCGAGGTGCGACCCGGCTCCGCAGCCGAGTTCGGCCAGTTCATCGACAGCGAGACGCAGAAGTGGACCAAGCTGATCCGCGACGCAGGCCTCAAAGGCGAGTAA
- a CDS encoding ferritin-like domain-containing protein, with protein MANEARDTFVVGLRNAHAMEVQARELMERQSERLDDYPEVKAKVTMHLQETNEQLKRLEQCLQACGESTSSLKDTAQSVMANMMAMAHSVADDEILKNTFANNAFENFEIAAYKSLLTLCDPAGAPEAKPLLEASLKEEQRMASWIDSNVEKVTMEYLTHQRQAA; from the coding sequence ATGGCTAACGAAGCCCGCGATACGTTCGTGGTCGGACTACGCAATGCGCATGCGATGGAAGTGCAGGCGCGCGAGCTGATGGAGCGCCAGTCGGAACGGCTGGACGACTATCCCGAGGTCAAGGCGAAGGTCACGATGCACCTTCAGGAGACCAACGAGCAGCTCAAGCGACTGGAACAGTGTCTCCAGGCTTGCGGGGAGAGCACGTCCAGCCTGAAGGATACGGCGCAGTCCGTCATGGCCAACATGATGGCGATGGCGCATTCGGTCGCGGACGACGAGATTCTCAAGAACACCTTCGCCAACAATGCGTTCGAGAATTTCGAGATCGCCGCGTACAAATCGCTCCTGACGCTCTGCGACCCCGCCGGTGCGCCGGAAGCCAAGCCGCTGCTCGAAGCCTCACTGAAGGAAGAGCAGCGCATGGCTTCCTGGATCGACTCCAACGTCGAGAAGGTGACCATGGAGTACCTGACGCACCAGCGCCAGGCGGCCTAA
- a CDS encoding SRPBCC family protein, with protein sequence MTNSANPALSQWSLDREIVMSRVIDAPRDLVFEAWSDPKHLPQWFGPKGFKVETFEIDVRVGGVWRFNMIGPDGTVYPNRMRFRRIERPSLMEMDHGLDQDDDPGMFRFTVTFAEQSNGKTVLMMRQLASSTEQRDGMIGFGAVEYGYQTLDKLAAYVAAMKR encoded by the coding sequence ATGACGAATTCCGCCAATCCAGCCCTGTCGCAATGGTCGCTCGACCGCGAGATCGTGATGTCGCGCGTGATCGACGCGCCGCGTGATCTGGTGTTCGAGGCCTGGTCCGACCCGAAGCACCTGCCGCAATGGTTCGGGCCGAAGGGCTTCAAGGTCGAGACCTTCGAGATCGACGTGCGGGTCGGCGGCGTCTGGCGCTTCAACATGATCGGCCCCGACGGCACGGTCTATCCCAACCGCATGCGCTTCCGCCGCATCGAGCGGCCGTCGTTGATGGAGATGGATCACGGGCTCGACCAGGACGACGATCCCGGCATGTTCCGCTTTACCGTCACCTTTGCTGAGCAGAGCAACGGCAAGACCGTGCTGATGATGCGCCAGCTGGCTTCCAGCACCGAGCAGCGCGACGGCATGATCGGCTTCGGCGCCGTCGAATACGGCTACCAGACGCTGGACAAGCTGGCGGCGTATGTGGCGGCCATGAAGCGGTGA
- a CDS encoding ArsR/SmtB family transcription factor, producing MANQSSRLDQVFSALADPTRRAIVMRLCAGEASVGELADPFDMALPSFMKHIHVLETSGLVLSEKSGRVRTCRLSPNALLGAEDWFQQQRAIWEARLDRFEAYVMKLKKERAAAKRPSRTSKRKGSE from the coding sequence ATGGCTAACCAATCATCCCGGCTCGACCAGGTCTTCTCCGCGCTCGCCGATCCCACCCGGCGGGCGATCGTGATGCGGCTCTGCGCAGGCGAGGCATCGGTCGGCGAGCTCGCTGACCCCTTCGACATGGCGTTGCCGAGCTTCATGAAACACATCCATGTGCTGGAGACGAGCGGGCTCGTGCTGTCGGAGAAGTCCGGCCGTGTGCGCACCTGCCGCCTCAGCCCGAATGCGCTGCTCGGCGCGGAAGATTGGTTCCAGCAGCAGCGCGCGATCTGGGAGGCGCGGCTCGACCGGTTCGAAGCCTATGTGATGAAGCTCAAGAAGGAGAGGGCGGCTGCCAAGCGGCCGTCCCGTACAAGCAAACGGAAAGGTTCCGAGTGA